In Nocardia higoensis, one genomic interval encodes:
- a CDS encoding FadR/GntR family transcriptional regulator encodes MALQPVVKRSVSAEVFEQIADEVLSGERAPGSALPSERQLAEALGVSRPAVREALQRLAGAGLVAVRQGDTTTVLDYRRGSGLEILPRLLIRQGTVDPTVARSILEARLHNAPKVAELAALRTRPADRERLRRTLDTSLTALANDTEPIALQVHALEFWEHLVDAADSLVFRLMNNMLRAAYEPALAALAPLMTLEVGNAAGYRAVAEAVLAGDGAAAAERAHTLLAPATTSLIAALDSAIAAAETPTSTQSAFAQSEDTHSEVPS; translated from the coding sequence ATGGCGTTGCAACCAGTGGTCAAACGATCGGTGTCGGCGGAGGTCTTCGAGCAGATCGCCGACGAAGTCCTCAGCGGTGAACGCGCCCCCGGTTCGGCGCTGCCCAGCGAACGGCAGCTCGCCGAGGCACTGGGCGTGTCCCGGCCCGCGGTGCGCGAGGCACTCCAGCGGCTGGCCGGAGCCGGGCTGGTCGCGGTCCGCCAGGGCGACACCACCACAGTGCTGGACTACCGGCGCGGCTCCGGCCTCGAAATACTGCCGCGGCTGCTGATCCGGCAGGGCACCGTCGACCCCACCGTGGCCCGCAGCATTCTCGAGGCCCGCCTGCACAATGCGCCGAAAGTGGCCGAACTGGCCGCGCTGCGCACCCGGCCCGCGGACCGCGAGCGCCTGCGCCGCACCCTCGACACGAGCCTCACCGCGCTGGCGAACGACACCGAGCCGATCGCCCTGCAAGTGCACGCGCTCGAATTCTGGGAGCACCTGGTCGACGCGGCCGACTCGCTGGTGTTCCGCTTGATGAACAACATGCTGCGCGCCGCCTACGAGCCCGCGCTCGCCGCGCTCGCGCCCCTCATGACACTCGAGGTGGGCAATGCCGCCGGGTATCGCGCGGTAGCCGAGGCGGTGCTGGCCGGCGACGGCGCCGCTGCCGCCGAGCGCGCGCACACCCTCCTCGCACCCGCGACCACCAGCCTGATCGCGGCACTGGACAGCGCCATCGCCGCAGCCGAGACCCCCACGTCCACACAATCCGCGTTCGCACAATCCGAAGACACGCACAGCGAGGTGCCCTCATGA
- a CDS encoding sterol desaturase family protein, which translates to MTATTTRRGMTLRAALTEFARHPSPWLIGSTLAVTSVARVAVGDWQPTDALVPLVILAAFPVVEWVIHVSVLHWRPKRIGPVRLDYELARKHREHHVDPRDIPLIFIPTRSLLVVVAALVAIAVFAFPRLGLGLTFLLTVAALGLCYEWTHFLIHTDYKPRHAPYRAIWRNHRHHHYKNEHFWFTVTSSGTADRLFGTCPDPANVPTSPTARHLHGASIRLSTQPGGAAADI; encoded by the coding sequence ATGACCGCGACGACCACCCGCCGGGGGATGACCCTGCGCGCCGCCCTGACCGAATTCGCCCGTCACCCCTCCCCCTGGCTGATCGGGAGCACACTGGCCGTCACGTCGGTCGCACGCGTCGCGGTCGGCGACTGGCAGCCGACCGACGCGCTGGTGCCGCTGGTGATCCTGGCGGCGTTCCCGGTCGTCGAATGGGTGATCCACGTCTCGGTGCTGCACTGGCGGCCCAAGCGGATCGGGCCGGTCCGGCTGGACTACGAGCTGGCCCGCAAACACCGCGAGCACCACGTCGACCCGCGCGACATCCCGCTGATCTTCATCCCGACCCGCTCGCTGCTCGTCGTCGTCGCCGCGCTGGTGGCGATCGCGGTGTTCGCCTTCCCGCGCCTCGGCCTCGGCCTGACCTTCCTGCTCACCGTGGCGGCACTCGGGCTCTGCTACGAGTGGACGCATTTCTTGATCCACACCGACTACAAGCCGCGGCACGCGCCCTACCGGGCGATCTGGCGCAATCACCGCCATCACCACTACAAGAACGAGCACTTCTGGTTCACGGTGACCAGTTCCGGCACCGCCGACCGACTCTTCGGGACCTGCCCCGATCCCGCGAACGTGCCCACCTCCCCCACCGCGCGCCACCTGCACGGCGCCTCAATCCGCCTGTCCACCCAGCCCGGCGGCGCCGCCGCCGACATTTGA